In Trichoderma asperellum chromosome 1, complete sequence, a single window of DNA contains:
- a CDS encoding uncharacterized protein (EggNog:ENOG41), whose protein sequence is MSIFEAIHAMADYLLSWVKLDRNAEVGWRSFNRKEGKIQREQQSLWKKLKLLLLFNPLTEWIDNTHLMRLYLHEKSEHEGREERAPASRRRIKSFVDAYGIDMREFEPSDTDSYNTFEAFFTRKHKSGSRPICDVNDPSHAVVVADSRVVVYDCLADTKTLWIKGKNFSIANLVMDIGLGENFNDAAIASFRLSPQDYHRYHSPVEGEIKSFQGLPGDYYQVDPVALQSDVDILTRNRRDYIVIKTKDFGDVLFVAIGATDVGSVQIHKRFHQAGVKIAKGEELGVFQFGGSSIIVAFQHGSIKFDDDLSRLSREKIQTSVEVGMSLGYAS, encoded by the exons GCGATCCATGCCATGGCAGACTATCTACTGTCGTGGGTAAAGCTA GATCGGAACGCTGAAGTTGGCTGGCGTTCGTTCAACCGCAAG GAAGGCAAAATACAAAGAGAGCAGCAATCTTTATggaaaaaactaaaattgCTTCTTCTATTCAATCCTCTTACGGAGTGGATTGACAACACACACCTCATGCGCCTGTACCTGCATGAAAAATCAGAACATGAAG gcagagaagagagagcacCAGCTTCTCGGAGACGGATCAAGTCGTTCGTTGACGCATATGGAATAGACATGCGTGAATTTGAGCCATCCGATACGGATAGTTATAATACATTTGAGGCCTTCTTTACTCGCAAACATAAATCGGGATCGCGCCCAATCTGCGACGTAAACGACCCGTCGCATGCCGTAGTAGTCGCAGACTCGAGAGTGGTGGTCTATGATTGTCTCGCTGATACGAAAACTCTATGGATTAAAGGCAAGAATTTTAGTATCGCTAACCTAGTTATGGATATCGGACTCGGCGAGAACTTTAACGATGCCGCTATTGCAAGCTTTCGTTTATCTCCCCAGGATTATCACCGGTACCACTCGCCGGTAGAAGGAGAGATAAAAAGCTTCCAAGGCTTACCAGGAGATTACTACCAAGTGGACCCAGTTGCATTACAAAGCGATGTGGATATATTGACACGTAATCGTCGAGATTACATTGttataaaaacaaaagacttTGGGGATGTTCTCTTCGTTGCAATAGGTGCCACAGACGTGGGAAGCGTGCA GATTCACAAAAGGTTCCACCAAGCTGGGGTGAAAATTGCAAAAGGCGAAGAATTGGGTGTTTTCCAGTTTGGCGGTTCGTCTATTATTGTGGCTTTCCAACATGGAAGCATCAAATTCGACGATGATTTGTCAAGATTGAGTCGAGAGAAGATTCAGACGTCGGTGGAGGTTGGTATGAGCCTAGGTTATGCGTCGTGA